The Pseudomonas chlororaphis subsp. piscium genome contains the following window.
CCAGGCGATCCAGGCGCGCTTCGACAATCTGGATTACCTGCACGACCTGGGTGATATCAGCCTGAACATCTCCGGCTGCATGAATGCCTGCGGCCATCACCACATCGGCAATATCGGCATCCTCGGCGTCGATAAGAACGGCAGCGAGTGGTACCAGATCACCCTCGGCGGCGCCCAGGGCAAGCACAGCGCGCTGGGCAAGGTCATAGGCCCGTCGTTCAGTGCCGAGGAAGTGCCAGGAGTGATCGAACGCATCATCGCCACCTTCGTGCGTTACCGGGAAAGCGAAGAGCTGTTCGTCGATACCGTGCAGCGCATCGGCCTGGAGCCGTTCAAGGAGCGGGTCTATCCGAAAGTGCTGGAGGCGCAGTCATGAACCTGCAGCACGACCGTGCAACAGACAGCACAGCCATGAGCCAGGAGTTACAGCCGTGAGCGAGAGACTAAAACCATGAATAATCTGTTGCGCTTGCAAGATGGCCAGGCTGGGCGGGTCGAGGACGATCCCTGGAGCCTGGTGCGCGAAGTGGACGGCCCGCTGCCCGCGGGGCCGCTGATCTTGCCGCTGGCCCGCTGGCTGATCCGCCGCATCGAGCACGAGCCGGCGCGGGACGGGGTCTGGCTCGGTCCGGACGACGAGGTGGAAAGCCTCAGGCCCTGGCTCAAGCTGATCCCGCTGATCGCCCTGGACTTCCCCAGCTTCCGTGACGGCCGCGCTTATAGCCAGGCCTACCTGCTGCGCACCCGGCTGGGCTGGATGGGCGAACTGCGGGCAGTGGGCGATGTGCTGCGCGACCAGCTCAGCCATATGCGCCAATGCGGTTTTGACAGCTTTGCCATCCGCGAAGACAAATGCGCCGACGATGCCCTCAAGGGGCTGGCGGGCATGAGCGTGCTCTACGGGCGCTCGGCGATCGAGCCGCGGCCGCTGTTCCGGCGTCGCTGAAGAGGGGCGCCGGCACAGGTCGGCGCTTCGCTCGATGCTCACAGCCGCCCGGGAACCGGGCGGGCGACCGCCATTGTCTGGCCGCCAGGGGCATTTGTCCTTGGGTCGATGATGGCGCTTTGGTAGAGTCCCACCTCTTATGAAGGAGCCAGGGATCGGCGTCCGGCGATCAGCCGCAGGCGTGCCTGGCATGGGCCATCCATGGAAGAGAGTCGCGGCTGTGAGCGTTGCTAAAAAGATACTCGGGTTGTTTTCGTTGTTGCTGATCCTGACCCTGTGGGTCGGCTATTTCTATGTGTACCAGGATGCCCGCAGCGGGCGCCTCGGCGACACCCTCGACAGCTACGGCTGGTGCGGCCCCGCCACGGATTCGCCGCATTCCTTCAAGCGCGACTACCTGCTGCTCAGGGTCACCAACAGCACCCAGGGCGAGTTCAGGGTCTCGGGGGAGGTCAACGTTTCCGAACGCACCTACAACCGCTACGAACTGGGCCGCTACCCGCTGAAATTGCGCCTGGAACCCTTGCAGTCCACCTACAGCATGCCGCCGCTGTTCTTTGAAGAGGTCAAGGTCAAGCCCTTGAACCGCAATTTCAGCTCGCCGCACAAGAATGCCTACGCGGACCTGGAAAGCCGGTCGATCCGGGTGATCGGCGAGTCCAGCCGGTTTCCCTTCGAGGTGTACCGCTACGGCTACAAGCCGGTGCTGTACATCCTCAAGGGCAATGAGCAGGTCGACCTGCCGTTCAAGCGCGTCACCACGCAGGTGAACCTGTCCAACACCTTCACCCCGACCCGGATGTACAACCCGGCGGACTACATCGCCGAGCAGAACAGCCTGGTCCAGCCCGGCGACTATCCGGCCTATGGCGCCAGCGAGTGTGCCTTCAGCATCGAGCGTAAAGGCTCGTTCAAGATCATCGTGCTGCTGTTGTTGCTGGTGCTGTGCCTGCCGCTGTTGATGGTGCTGTACCGCGACGAGCCGACCATCGACTTTCTCGCCACGCTGCTGGGCGTAGCGGCGGTGCGGGTATTCCTGGTCGGGCCGCTGCAGGACTACCAGCTGTACGGCATCGACTTCGTGTTTGGCGCCGTGATCATCCTGGCCGGGACCTTTTCCCTGCTCAAGGCCATGCGCATCGACGCCCGGCGCGAGGCGGCGGCAAGGCGCGGAACGACTTGGTAACGGACGGGCTGGTAACGGGCTTGGGCAAGGTGCGGCTTTGACGCCGCACCTGTATCTGTCCGATTTGCTAAGAGTTCTCTGGCCTGCTTTGGCGATTAATCCGCTTTTACTGTGCTGATATGCCCGCTATTGGCTATACCTAAATTTCCTCAAACCGGTAGCGCTTCCGGATTTCTGACAGGAGTTACCCCATGAAGCTCGCATCAATGATGAGCACGCTGTGCCTGGCCTCCCTAGGGTTGGTGGGCTGTTCCAGCAACATCACCCAGCCCGACGAGTATTCCGGTTTTCTCGGCGACTACAGCCAGCTCAAGGAAGCCAAGTCACCGTCGGGTGTCGAGGTGATGCGCTGGGTCGATCCCAAGCTGGACCTGAAGCAGTACCGCAGCGTCTATATCGAGCCCACCCAGTTCTATCCCAAGCCGCAGCCAACGGTGAAGATCCCGCAGAACACCCTGTACGGCATCAACCGCTATTACGACGAGGCGCTCAAGCGCGAGATCGGCAAGGACTTGCCGCTAGCCACCGCACCGGGCCCGGGCGTGATTGTGGTGCGCGCGGCGATCACCGCCGTGAGCAGCAAGACCGAAGGCCTGAAGCCTTACGAAATCATTCCCATCGCCCTGGTGGCGGCGGCGGTGAGCACGGCCAGCGGGATCCGCGACCAGGAGACCACCCTGGGTACCGAGGCGCAGTTCATCGACGGCGGCAACAACAAGGTGATCGCCCAGGTGGTGCGCAAGGGCAGCGGCAAGCCGCTGCAGAACGACACCCAGGTCATGCAGCCTGCGGACGTGAAAAACGTCATCGACGGCTGGGCCTCCGACCTGCATCAGTCCTTCAACAAGCTGAAAAAACAGTAGGGGCCGGGGCCTCTCCCGAGCTTTTTTTGCCAACTGCGTCGGGGGTCAGGGCGGGTGCCTGACCCCCTTCATCGAGCAGGTCCGGCAGCCAATGAAGAACTCAGGTTTCGCTGGCGAGGCGAGGGCGCAAGGCCCACGGCGGCATCGCCTGTGACAGGATTACAGCGTCCGCACCCTGGCTGCGTGTTCCAGGATCGAGCGGTGACAGAGTTCCAGTGCCTGCTCAAGTCTTCATGTGGATTGTGATTATTTCCATGTATTTAAGGTGGTTAAGTTAATGTGGATTGTTAATAGAAGAAAATTCAATAAAAACATATAGATATAGTGAATATATGATGTTTAGCATCATGTTTATTGATGAGCTCAAGGAGTTTTTCCTGGCATGCCCGTGGTAGAGCGCACGACTTTCATCGCCGGTCGCAGCCCGGCCCAGGTGCTGGATTTCTGTCTTGAAGGCGCCAACTTCCCGAAGATCTTTCCCGAGCGCATCACCCCCTTGCGGGGCGTGGACATCAATAACCTGCGGATCAGCGCCGGGCGCCAGTTCAGCTTTCGGCACTGGATGTGGGGTGTCATACCGGCGACATGGACGGTTGTTATACGTGAAGTCAGCGATCGCCATTTCGTCGACGAGATGCTCAAGGGACCGCTGCGCGCCTTCCGTCATGAACACCGGGTCGAGGCCTGCGACGGGGGTACCCTGTATACCGACCGGGTGACTTATCGGGCACTGGGCGGCGCACCTTTGGAATGGCTGGTGGTCAATGCCTGCATGGCGCGCATTTTCGAGGCCCGGCATCGCAACATGCTGCGCTTGCTGCGCTTGCTGCGCTTGCTGCGCTGAGGGGCGTCGTGCGGCCTCGCTCCCTGTATCCAGTCAAGGGCGCAAAAGGGCGACAATTTGTATCCCGGGCATAGGTGGCCGGAGCGTTTCATGTTTAACTTCCGGCCTCTCGATTTTCTTTACAGCTGTTCAATGACAATCGTTTATAAGGACTCCGTTCATGGCTCAAGTCACCCTTAAAGGCAACCCGGTTCAAGTCAACGGCCAACTGCCACAAGCCGGCTCCAAGGCGCCAGCGTTTTCCCTGGTGGGCGCCGGTCTGGCCGACATCACCCTGAGCAGCTTTGCCGGCAAGCGCAAAGTGCTGAACATCTTCCCAAGCGTCGACACCCCGACCTGCGCCACCTCCGTGCGCAAGTTCAACGCCCAGGCCAACGACCTGAACAATACCGTGGTGCTGTGCATCTCGGCTGACCTGCCGTTCGCCCAGGCCCGTTTCTGCGGCGCCGAAGGCCTGGAAAACGTGCAGAACCTGTCGACCCTGCGTGGTCGCGAGTTCATCGAAAACTACGGCGTGGCCATTGCCGACGGCCCGCTGGCCGGCCTGACCGCCCGCGCGGTGGTGGTGCTGGACGAGAACGACACCGTGCTGCACAGCGAGCTGGTCAAGGAAATCGCTGAAGAACCGAACTACGACGCGGCCTTGGCCGTTCTGAAGTAACAGGTTTTACAATTATTCACGGCCTGGCCCTGTCCAGGCCGTTTTTATTTGTGCTTCAGTGGCTTAGCAGACACTTGCAAACGTAAGCCCAAGGTAAATTGCCGGTAAAGGCGCTTTGCTAAACACCGGCCAGTGCTTATCTTTCAGCCTTCTGAAAAAGATCCCCTCGCGCCCAATGGTTGATCATTCCATGCAATCCTCCGTTTCCCGCAACTCCCGTCGCTGGCTGTTCGGCCTGCTTGTCCTGTTGGCCATCGTCGGCCTGTGCTGGAAGTTCTGGCCGGCCTCGACCACCCACAAGGATGCCGCCGGGCAAAAGGCCGCGGCCGGACACACCGGGCGCAGCGGGGTGATGCGTCCGGGGTTCGGCGGCGCGACCGGGCCGATCCCGGTGCGGGTGGCGCCGGCCACGCGCGGAGACTTCCCGCTGTATTACAAGGCACTGGGCACCGTCACCGCGCTGAACACCATCAATGTGCGCAGCCGGGTGGCGGGTGAACTGGTCAAGGTTAGCTTCGAGGAAGGGCAGATGGTCAAGGCCGGCGACCTGCTGGCGGAAATCGACCCACGGCCTTACCAGAACGCCTTGCTCCAGGCCGAAGGCACGCTGTTGCAGAACCAGGCCCAGTTGAAGAACGCCCAGGTCGACTTCGAGCGTTATCGCGGCCTGTATGCCCAGGACAGTATCGCCAAGCAGACCCTGGACACCGCCGCGGCGCTGGTCGGCCAGTACCAGGGCACGGTCAAGACCAACCAGGCGGCGGTCAACGACGCCAAGCTCAATCTCGAATTCACCAAGATCCGCGCGCCGATCACCGGCCGCGTCGGCCTGCGCCAGCTGGACGTCGGCAACCTGGTGGCGGCC
Protein-coding sequences here:
- a CDS encoding DUF934 domain-containing protein; its protein translation is MNNLLRLQDGQAGRVEDDPWSLVREVDGPLPAGPLILPLARWLIRRIEHEPARDGVWLGPDDEVESLRPWLKLIPLIALDFPSFRDGRAYSQAYLLRTRLGWMGELRAVGDVLRDQLSHMRQCGFDSFAIREDKCADDALKGLAGMSVLYGRSAIEPRPLFRRR
- a CDS encoding DUF3313 domain-containing protein, with the translated sequence MKLASMMSTLCLASLGLVGCSSNITQPDEYSGFLGDYSQLKEAKSPSGVEVMRWVDPKLDLKQYRSVYIEPTQFYPKPQPTVKIPQNTLYGINRYYDEALKREIGKDLPLATAPGPGVIVVRAAITAVSSKTEGLKPYEIIPIALVAAAVSTASGIRDQETTLGTEAQFIDGGNNKVIAQVVRKGSGKPLQNDTQVMQPADVKNVIDGWASDLHQSFNKLKKQ
- a CDS encoding SRPBCC family protein, with amino-acid sequence MPVVERTTFIAGRSPAQVLDFCLEGANFPKIFPERITPLRGVDINNLRISAGRQFSFRHWMWGVIPATWTVVIREVSDRHFVDEMLKGPLRAFRHEHRVEACDGGTLYTDRVTYRALGGAPLEWLVVNACMARIFEARHRNMLRLLRLLRLLR
- the tpx gene encoding thiol peroxidase codes for the protein MAQVTLKGNPVQVNGQLPQAGSKAPAFSLVGAGLADITLSSFAGKRKVLNIFPSVDTPTCATSVRKFNAQANDLNNTVVLCISADLPFAQARFCGAEGLENVQNLSTLRGREFIENYGVAIADGPLAGLTARAVVVLDENDTVLHSELVKEIAEEPNYDAALAVLK
- a CDS encoding MdtA/MuxA family multidrug efflux RND transporter periplasmic adaptor subunit; the encoded protein is MVDHSMQSSVSRNSRRWLFGLLVLLAIVGLCWKFWPASTTHKDAAGQKAAAGHTGRSGVMRPGFGGATGPIPVRVAPATRGDFPLYYKALGTVTALNTINVRSRVAGELVKVSFEEGQMVKAGDLLAEIDPRPYQNALLQAEGTLLQNQAQLKNAQVDFERYRGLYAQDSIAKQTLDTAAALVGQYQGTVKTNQAAVNDAKLNLEFTKIRAPITGRVGLRQLDVGNLVAANDTTALAIITQTQPISVAFTLPENNLNRVLERYRSGAKLPVEAWDRGDQELQASGVLQSLDNQIDTATGTLKFKARYENRDQALFPNQFVNVRVLADTLKNVVLAPSAAIQFGTNGTFVYALDGDNKVKVRELQVGDSNGDSTVIKAGLEAGDRVVLEGTDRLKDGSEVEVVNASEEVPATPTQHLQGKPASSATTPAPAADAPASKVGA